One Sneathiella sp. P13V-1 genomic region harbors:
- a CDS encoding branched-chain amino acid ABC transporter permease: protein MRFLFKTSYEQDINIAKHSGYYWSYGALLLMVLAVPHFMEDYYVGQMTQLYIMAIAGVGLMLLSGYTGLISLGHAAFFGIGAYTEAVLTGNGLQLPFMDEPLVFSFFVAFPMSGVLAAIAGIAIGIPALRLTGIYLAIATFAFAIIIEEVLSRWESVTNGYTGLLVESIYVGDLDLTDGTPFYYLCLGVLVAVILFSLNLLRSATGRAMMAVRDSEISAQSMGVNLAQTKTLAFALSAGITGLAGALFAHKLGFLSPESFTVLQSLELLVLVVVGGLGSLHGAVFGAMFVLALPQALAIMKDYLPHSIAEQPGFEPLIFGLILIFFVVFEPLGIYGRWLKVKLYFQMFPLYKKATFKRQKSYMKSERLR from the coding sequence ATGCGATTTTTGTTCAAAACAAGCTATGAGCAGGACATCAATATTGCCAAACACTCTGGCTATTACTGGTCCTATGGGGCACTTCTTTTAATGGTGCTGGCAGTCCCGCATTTTATGGAAGATTACTATGTCGGGCAGATGACGCAGCTTTACATCATGGCGATTGCGGGTGTCGGTTTGATGCTGTTGTCAGGATATACTGGGCTGATCAGTCTGGGACATGCTGCTTTCTTTGGTATTGGTGCCTATACAGAAGCCGTTTTAACCGGCAATGGATTGCAACTTCCCTTCATGGATGAACCATTGGTGTTCTCCTTCTTTGTTGCCTTCCCAATGTCAGGTGTGCTGGCGGCGATCGCCGGTATCGCGATTGGTATTCCGGCGCTTCGCCTTACGGGGATCTATCTTGCAATTGCAACTTTTGCTTTTGCGATCATCATTGAGGAAGTTCTCTCCCGCTGGGAAAGTGTGACCAACGGTTATACAGGACTGCTGGTGGAATCTATCTATGTGGGAGATTTGGATCTCACCGATGGAACCCCATTCTACTATCTCTGTCTCGGGGTCTTGGTTGCAGTGATCCTGTTTTCCCTGAACTTACTGAGATCGGCAACTGGTCGGGCTATGATGGCGGTTCGTGATAGTGAGATTTCTGCTCAAAGCATGGGTGTAAATCTTGCGCAAACCAAAACATTGGCCTTTGCGTTAAGCGCGGGTATCACAGGTTTGGCTGGTGCGCTTTTTGCTCACAAACTCGGGTTCCTTTCACCAGAGAGTTTCACTGTCCTGCAATCGCTTGAACTGCTGGTTCTTGTTGTTGTGGGGGGGCTAGGCTCGTTGCATGGAGCTGTGTTCGGGGCAATGTTCGTATTGGCATTGCCGCAAGCGTTGGCCATTATGAAAGACTACCTGCCTCATTCCATTGCCGAACAACCGGGCTTTGAGCCTCTTATCTTTGGTTTGATTTTGATCTTCTTTGTGGTGTTTGAACCGCTTGGAAT
- a CDS encoding branched-chain amino acid ABC transporter permease: MLEFLQLVIGGVSIGCIYALVALGFVLIYKATEVVNFAQGELLMLGAFLAYTFISIFGWNYWVGAAAAIVCMFFVGNMVDRVVLRPVLGQPQFAIVMVTIGFGYVARSVAGMMPGWGTETYAIDTPFSGQGMQIIPESMGALVIAQTDLSVIVATILFCIVLYFFFTYTKLGVAMQASSQNQLASYYMGIPVKSVFSMIWGISAAVAAAAGILLAPTTLIDSNMGFIGLKAFPAAVLGGFGSIPGAVVGGILIGIIETLSGFYLPPGFKNVAAYVVLLVVLVVRPQGLFGEKTGKRV, translated from the coding sequence CTGTTAGAATTTTTGCAGTTGGTCATCGGCGGGGTGTCAATCGGTTGTATTTATGCGCTGGTGGCACTCGGTTTTGTGTTGATCTATAAAGCGACCGAAGTCGTAAACTTTGCCCAGGGTGAGCTTCTCATGCTCGGGGCATTTTTAGCTTATACATTTATTTCAATCTTTGGTTGGAATTACTGGGTCGGGGCCGCAGCCGCGATCGTATGTATGTTTTTTGTTGGTAACATGGTTGATAGGGTTGTTCTTAGGCCCGTGTTGGGACAGCCACAGTTTGCCATCGTGATGGTGACCATCGGATTTGGCTATGTGGCGCGCAGTGTCGCAGGTATGATGCCAGGCTGGGGTACTGAGACATACGCCATTGATACCCCATTTTCCGGGCAGGGAATGCAGATAATTCCTGAAAGTATGGGGGCATTGGTAATTGCTCAGACTGACCTTTCAGTGATTGTCGCAACCATCCTGTTTTGTATCGTCCTGTATTTCTTCTTCACCTATACAAAACTGGGTGTCGCAATGCAGGCGTCTTCTCAGAACCAGCTTGCGTCTTATTATATGGGTATCCCGGTTAAGTCTGTCTTCTCGATGATTTGGGGGATCAGTGCCGCCGTGGCCGCCGCCGCCGGTATTTTGCTGGCGCCAACAACCCTGATCGACAGCAATATGGGCTTCATTGGTTTGAAGGCCTTCCCGGCTGCTGTTTTGGGTGGGTTTGGATCCATCCCGGGGGCTGTTGTCGGTGGTATCCTTATTGGGATCATTGAAACTCTGTCCGGCTTTTATCTTCCTCCTGGCTTTAAAAACGTTGCGGCCTATGTGGTGCTGTTAGTCGTGTTGGTCGTTCGCCCGCAAGGTCTGTTTGGCGAGAAAACAGGGAAGAGGGTGTAA